One Sandaracinaceae bacterium genomic region harbors:
- a CDS encoding MOSC domain-containing protein, whose protein sequence is MAEARIVDLIAHVPQVGRLDWIGVRPERAATVVRLDSATLLEGRGLEGDRASRRAGGKRQVSLFQAEHLEVLARLMRRAAIDPALLRRNLVVSGVNLRALARARFRVGEALLEGTGECHPCSKMEEALGDGGYAAMRGHGGILARVLEGAPITVGDEVRIAPFEVGPGV, encoded by the coding sequence GTGGCCGAAGCTCGGATCGTCGACCTCATCGCCCACGTGCCCCAGGTGGGCCGCCTCGACTGGATCGGCGTCCGGCCCGAGCGCGCGGCCACGGTCGTGCGCCTCGACTCCGCCACGCTGCTCGAAGGCCGCGGGCTCGAGGGAGACCGCGCGAGTCGGCGCGCGGGCGGCAAGCGCCAGGTGTCTCTCTTCCAGGCGGAGCACCTCGAGGTCCTCGCCCGGTTGATGCGCCGCGCGGCGATCGATCCCGCGCTCCTGCGCCGCAACCTCGTCGTGTCCGGCGTCAACCTCCGCGCCCTCGCCCGCGCGCGCTTCCGGGTGGGGGAGGCGCTGCTCGAGGGCACGGGCGAGTGCCACCCGTGCTCGAAGATGGAGGAGGCCCTCGGCGACGGAGGGTACGCGGCGATGCGCGGTCACGGCGGGATCCTCGCCCGCGTCCTGGAGGGCGCGCCGATCACCGTGGGCGACGAAGTACGCATCGCGCCTTTCGAGGTGGGGCCAGGCGTCTAA